A genome region from Armatimonadota bacterium includes the following:
- a CDS encoding DUF1761 domain-containing protein: MESVNYLAVLVAAIVNMAIGALWYSPSLFGKGWMELVGIRPEDAEKRAAGARRAYSWTFVASLVMAYALARILWYAKVQSLFGGAAIGLLAWLGFVATTVGANYLFEGRPCRLYAINAGYPLVSLIVMGALLAAWR, from the coding sequence GTGGAGAGCGTCAACTACCTGGCCGTGCTCGTGGCGGCGATAGTCAACATGGCGATAGGGGCCCTGTGGTACTCCCCATCGCTGTTCGGCAAGGGTTGGATGGAGCTCGTCGGCATCCGCCCCGAGGACGCTGAGAAGCGCGCGGCGGGCGCCCGGCGGGCCTACTCCTGGACGTTCGTCGCGTCGCTCGTGATGGCCTACGCGCTCGCGCGGATCCTCTGGTACGCCAAGGTCCAGTCGCTCTTCGGCGGCGCCGCGATCGGGCTGCTCGCATGGCTGGGCTTCGTGGCCACGACCGTGGGCGCCAACTACCTGTTCGAGGGCCGGCCGTGCCGGCTTTACGCGATCAACGCCGGCTATCCGCTCGTATCGCTGATCGTGATGGGAGCGCTGCTGGCTGCCTGGAGGTAG